TGCAAGTATGATTTGTGTGAGCTTGTCAAGTTCACATATGGAGCTGGGAGACTAAAGGTTAGCATGCTACAGAGGATCTGTAGTGCTTTAGTTAAAATGCATGTACAGTGTGCTCCTTTGTGCCTGGAAATGCCTCATATGCAAATGTGaattgaaaaaaataaaattgaCTTGACTGCAATGGCTGTTCCGCTGTCCCACTATTAATGAAAGGGGACAGAACATGGGGACATCGGGGCATGTTCATGAAGTTTGAGACGTGTCTTTATAGGTTTCCTGGTTCACCAGTAATCCACTTTTCATCGCACTTTCCATTCTTCCTTAGCTTACAACTATTGCTGTGCTCCTTTAGCAAGACATTCGACTGTGGTACATTAATTCAAAGTGATTTTACTGTCACTGCATGATTGCGTGCTATCACTGCAGTTAACATGCTATTCTAAATTATCTTGGCAGATCCTTGAGAACATTATTTCTTGAAGAATGTGTGATTGCTGATGAAGGTGGTGAATGGCTTCATGAACTTGCTGTCAACAATTCTGTTCTTGTGACACTGAACTTCTACATGACTGAGCTCAAAGTGGTGCCAGCTGATCTGGAGCTTCTAGCAAAGAACTGCAAATCATTACTTTCTTTAAAGATCAGTGAGTGTGACCTTTCAGACCTGATTGGTTTTTTCGAAGCAGCCAATGCATTGCAAGATTTTGCTGGAGGATCGTTCAATGAGGTAGGAGAGCTAACAAAGTATGAAAAAGTCAAGTTTCCACCAAGAGTATGCTTCTTGGGGCTTACGTTCATGGGGAAAAATGAGATGCCTGTTATCTTCCCTTTTTCTGCTTCATTAAAGAAACTGGACTTGCAGTACACTTTCCTCACCACTGAGGATCATTGCCAGCTTATctcaaaatgcccgaacctattTGTTCTCGAGGTAGTGTTTCTCATATACTCTTGTATTTTGGGTGTGAAATTTGTTGTACTCTCATTTTTACTGACAGTAGATTCTGTCAACAGGTGAGGAATGTGATAGGAGACAGAGGGCTAGAGGTTGTTGGTGATACATGCAAGAAGCTACGAAGACTTCGAATTGAGCGAGGGGATGATGATCCAGGTCTCCAAGAAGAGCAAGGAGGAGTTTCTCAGTTAGGCCTGACAGCGGTAGCTGTTGGTTGCCGTGAcctggagtacatagctgcctatGTATCTGATATCACCAACGGCGCTCTCGAATCCATCGGGACCTTCTGCAAAAATCTCTACGACTTCCGGCTTGTCCTGCTCGACAGACAAAAGCAGGTAACCGATCTGCCGCTCGACAACGGTGTTCGAGCTCTGTTAAGGAGCTGCACCAAGCTCCGGAGATTTGCTCTCTACCTGAGACCTGGAGGGCTCTCAGACACAGGCCTCGACTACATCGGGCAGTACAGCGGCAACATCCAGTACATGCTACTGGGCAACGTCGGCGAATCGGACCACGGGTTGATCCGCTTCGCAATAGGATGCACCAACCTGCGGAAGCTTGAGCTTCGGAGCTGCTGCTTCAGCGAGCAAGCCCTGTCCCTCGCGGTGCTCCACATGCCCTCGCTCAGGTACATATGGGTGCAAGGCTACAAGGCCTCTCCAGCAGGCCTGGAGCTCCTCCTCATGGCGAGGCGATTCTGGAACATCGAGTTCACGCCCCCCAGCCCCGAGGGCTTGTTCCGCATGACGCTCGAAGGAGAACCCTGCGTGGACAAGCAGGCCCAGGTTCTTGCCTACTACTCCCTTGCCGGGCAGAGGCAGGACTGCCCTGACTGGGTGACCCCGTTGCATCCAGCCGCATGAATGATTGTAAATACATCTAGTTGTGTGTACGTACCTACTGTACCTTATGTTGCCCTTGGGTCCCTTTGGCAAGAACCGTATCTGAATATGGCAATTTGTATGGATGTACATCATTAGCTTAGCTGCTTTGGTGCCCTAATAAGCTAGTAGTGCTGTAGCTGAGGTGTAGTACAATAAGTTGCCGTTGTCGCTTGTACTACTATGTATGTAATCCTGGCAAGTTGTATGCTAAAGTTGCTCTGTGCTTTGATCTTCTCTCTGAAATCTTGATCGGTTGCTGGTTTTGTCTCTGCTTAAAACCACACTGTACTCAAATTTTCCTTTTGCAATGGAGAATGGGCAGTTCTTATATCCAATTCATTCAAAAGTCTGAACTGATGAAGAGATGCAGGTAATATATTTCAACTTTTTCCTTCACGTCCAACTTTTTTTAGTCTTCGACTTGGGATTGATGCATATTTAAAGATATATACTCGTAAAAAGGAAGAAGATATATACTGTAATTTTTTAAAATACCGCGTTGGTATGATCTGGGCTTAAACTTGAAGGCTTTTGGCTTGGATACAATGTTAAATTCATGCTTCAACCAATTCATCTGAAAATTCCATTAAAGAGAGTCGGCCAGGAGCTCTCCTTCGTGGATTACGAGCCTGTTCGGCAGCTCTCCGCTCCTGGCGCAGCCGGAGCGGAGCGGCCCGCAGCCTATTTGCTCAGAGTCGCCAAAGTGTCGCTCCCCGCGCTTCCGTATTTTGCGGAGCTGGATGATTGCCGAATAGGCTCTATATTATACGGGCCTCTCCTACGTGGATCGAGTACGTAGTCCCGGCGGCTACCGAATGATGGAACAAGTGGCGGAGCTACCCCGGAATTCGTGCGGCCTCACGAGGAACGCGACAACGTTGCGTAATACGCAGACAAGAAATGGAGTATAAAATCCACCTCGCTGGTGGCGGTTTGTTCGGCTAGCAAACAAGGCGCGTACTAGATTCGAGGCCTGCCAGCGCCAGGTGAAGAAAATCGAACGTTTCTGTCGGCTTTTGGTGAGGGAATGAGCTCTGCGAAGAAGCGGTCGACATATGTAAGAGTCCAAAAACTTGCTCATAGTTTAGCGTGCCCGTGCATCCGAACGACGAGGCTGATTTAAGCAAAGCGATTCTGCACTGTAGCAGGtgagaggcatctgaggagtctgcCTGACCGGCTTCCGTGAAAAGAGCCACACCCAACCACGACGAGCATCAAAGATTGAGGTGAGGGTGAGCCCTCTCCAGGACGACTGTTACGTACTGAAGAAAAGTTACGGGTGCATTCGGTTTTCGTAGTTCACAGGGCTTCTAGAACAAAAATGCTACACTTACGGGAAGACGTGTCCTAATACAATCAATTGACCGCCCCTGAATTTAACCATGGGGCCCTACGCCCCTACCCATGATTAATCCCGACGCCTCCACCTCAGACCCGTAAGAGCTTTCTTAGAAAAATTCCGCAAGTCCAGCGTCTCTCCTTCTAAAACCTACGAACAGAAGAACCACAGAAATGGAATGTTGTGATATTATTGAAAACTACAATATTGTATGATTGTTTGACCGTGTATAGGGAAAGCAGATAATTCTTTACACGAGAAGCTCGAGTGGGTGATGCTGAAGAGTCAAGTATTTTAATGTTATGTTTAATCCAGAAAAACAGTAAATTAAACATGACTAGTAGAATACCCGTGCGTTGCCGCGAATCTTTACAGATTGCATCTTTGAATACAATGCATCTCTCTCTTAATTTTAGCTCAACGTAATTTTgctcagtctctctctctctctctctctctctctctctctctctctctctctctctctttcaattTTAGCTCAACATAATTTTgctcagtctctctctctctcttaattttAGCTCAACGTAATTTTgctcagtctctctctctctctcttaattttAGCTCAATGTAATTTTGCtcagtctttctctctctcttaatTTTAGCTCAACGTAATTTTgctcagtctctctctctctcatgactcAAAACTTAATTTTAGCTCAACGTAATTTTGCTCAGTGTTAACATTCGATAGCTATCCTGGAAGTGTAAACACTAAAGGGAAATCTTAATTTTTATACGGGATAAGACAACTTTTCGAACTTCATGTACAATAAGAGGAACACAGAAGGATGATCTCACATCCATAAATATCCAAACGATTTTTGTGCATCCActctatatactccctctgttccttaatatttgtctttttagagatttcaaatgaactaccacatatggatgtatatagacatattttgagtgtagattcactcattttgcttcgtatgtagtcacttgttaaaatatgtagaaagacaaatatttagaaacggagggagtacattatgaAAGATGAGCATCTCACACTGAGAGTTCAAAACCAAAGTGCATGTTTTCAAATGTAAGTCATATCAGTGCACAAGCAGATTGCCTCCAAACTGAAGTCTGAATTTGGACAACACCGAACGGGATTAGTGGTTACATTCACCATGTAGATGACAATATCACATTGTGCTATCCTCTGCATCACATGATCACAGTAAAGCTACAAATAGACAGGGCTGGAGACTAAGCTTCCAACTTTATTTAACCCCAATGCTTTTCAACTAATAAGTAACGATTTTAAGAAAGACATCATGAAAATGACATACAATATGAACCATGAAATAAAATAATATTGAAAGACATTTATGAAGAAATTTCTTAAAGCTTGACCATTGCATCATGAAAATGTCATTGCAAGATCTAACTTTGCCCAGTCTCGGGGCGAGGGACTGCCGCATTACGCACAAGTTCAGATAGGAATGGAGGAAGACGGAGtagggttttttttttttttgaggctaGGAAGACGGAGTTGGTAGCCAATAAAGCGAACTTGAACTAGAGGCTTCTTGCTTTGACTCTCTTGCCATCCCAAGGCTAGATCGATCTCCGCGGCATGCTCCATGATCGCGGTGTTTGTGTGAATCTGCTGTGTGTTTAGTTGCCATCGTAGGCACGGACCATTGATGTTCTATGACCGTCGCCGCTAACCAGCAGAGCCAATGTCGGGGTTCGCCTGAGCCCTGGGCATTGCTTGAGTTGATGTCTTGGCTCCGGTCTGGAGCTCCGGTGGTGTGATGAGATCTTTGTCCGCAACCTGTTTGATAAAATGCGGCTGCAGTTTGTGCTAGAAGAATGCGATGACACCGCGCCAAACTCTCTTGCCACTTTGCCAGCGATGTTTGGTGCACGTGAGGGGTCAACAGGAGGATGGAACGTGGCTTGCTCTTATAAAGCTGGAGAAGTTTGCAGAATCTATATGATCTCATGGGCATGAATACCTGATCATTTGTCTCAAATGGGTAAATAATGTTTATGGCGCACTTACGAATGGAAGGTGGCGTGAGTCAAGGAGCTGGTGGATGTGATGACAGCTTAAAATTGCTGTACTACTACAGCTTAAAGTTAGCATCGCAGATCACATACAAGCATGATACATGAACACCTGAAGTTCACATAAATAACACTAACcacataaaaacaacaacaaaatttaCATGTACACAAGGTAGATTCTGAGTGTTAGTTTTGCGTTAGATTGTTAGTCTGATTGCTGTACATTAGTTGCCCCATGTTTGTTAAAAGCACCTCACCTCATATGACTAGCAACGACAAGTGTATCATGAAGTAAACTACTAACAGACTCCAGTCTGCTCATTTAATTCTTACAGAAATACCTTTGTGACATAAAATGTCATTACTATCTAATTTTAACTTGAGATTTCTAAACCAAGGTGTAAGGTCAAGGGAGAGTACTCTGAACAAAATGGCATGGTTGAAAACGTTTTCACTCAAATAAAACAATAATCCAGGTGTCATACAGATTATATGATTATGAGAATATCGTTGGCACTAAAAACCGAAACCAGTAGATTCCTAAGCAAGACGAAAGAAGGCAGGAAAACAAGTATTTATTTGGCATAATTACATGAAAAACACTTCTGTGAAGTCAATTTCCCATAAACTTGGACATGAAAGTTGTTGTATTTActgctagtactccctccgatccatattaattgacgcTGCTTTAGTACAGCTTTGTACAACACTAAAATTTGTACTAAGGCAACATCAATTagtatggatcagagggagtacattTGTTAGGCTTAGCTGAACAGAACAAAGAATTAAATTACCATATAAATTATTAACACAAACAAAAAAATGCATGGTTTAAATGACCAAAAAATGAATTTTGTTGATACATGCTTTTATGGGATGAAATCATGTAAGATCATCAAATTGACATGTATTGGACTGAAGTCAAGCGGATATGTGTAAATTTTTACATACTTCCTAAAAATACGAGAATGAAAATTGTTTACATAGTGTGAACATATTTTTTGAAAAGGGGGatgcccggcctctgcatcagagcgaTGCATACGGCCCTCTTATTAAGCAAGTAAATATGTTCCAAACAAGGTCTGAAAGTCTAGAAGTCTCCCAACGACAAAAAAAGAGCTCATACAGAGCCAGAAAAGCTAGAATACAAACTAGCCAAATAAaggacgccacaaccggctggcaaaatagagagataggtaaactaattgcctatcttattacatgaccgccatccaagccggttgaatatatcccgagctaccatctcccagcggatagatccagtaaccaaatgctcctggCCTCCGtcagagtgagtagcgaccacgaacggatcaatgCCGTGGCTCgcaaaataacctgcaaaaaatgaatatgtgatatcctgttaaaaaccaaatcatttctacaatTCCATACAGTCCACAGCAGGGCACAAACTCCTACATGAATATGTCTCGCCAAGTCAGGCTGTATCCCGTTAAGCCACGTCCTAAATAACGTGTTGACAGAATttggtggagtaatattaaaagtaATATGGACCGTCCGCCATAAAACTTTGGCTAGCGGTCAATCAAGAAAAAGGTGCTTgatcgtctcatcccgatcacagaaactacacctagtagggcaTGTCCAATTACGCTTTGTCAAGTTGTCCTTAGTTGAAATAACTAGTTTATGGacgaaccacataaacacttttatttttaaaggaactttgacatcTCAAACATGCTTGGAACTAGGAATTAAGCTCGAAttgataacatcaatatacatggatttaactgtgaatactccagacctagtaagcttccagcaTAATTCGTCGGGTTGTTGAGAAagatgaacctccatcagtctacgtactagacggagccattcttcccaacgattgcccgctagcgatcgtctgaactgaatattaaggggggtagattgaaataccgttgcaacgaacacctcacgtcgttgaacaGTACGATATAAAGACGGGTATTGAACGGCTAAAGGTCTGTGAACATATAGATAAAATGGTTTTTTCGCCAGCATGGTTCTAATGGGGTAATGTATATTTGATAGAGATGAAATCATGTAAATCCTCGACCGACTATTGAGTTGAAGTAAATTGTATATAAATCCTAACAATCCAGAGTAAATTGTATATAAATCCTAATAATCCAAAGTAAGATGCCTGTAAGGTGCAAATTATCAGGAGTACCTTTTGTTAATGGACTATACTCTATGGTGTGACAGGACAAATGTGCAACGCGCGCTGGATGTAACATGCATCAGCTATACGTCATCGACTCATCATCGAGCGTGTGCGTGCACGGCCGATAACGTGCGGACTGTGTCGCGCCATAGGACTTGGTTGCACAAGTCAGCGCGTTATAATTGTCGTTCGTTAATACATACATTTATAGTGCAATTTTGATGACATTACTTTTCAGTACAGACCAATATGTAAAGTCCTCGGATAGTGGCATATGTCTAATTGTTATCTGCATGCAGAC
The Triticum dicoccoides isolate Atlit2015 ecotype Zavitan chromosome 3A, WEW_v2.0, whole genome shotgun sequence genome window above contains:
- the LOC119269618 gene encoding coronatine-insensitive protein homolog 1a-like, which produces MGGEVPEPRRLSRALSFGCGGVPDEALHLVMGYVDAPRDREAASLVCRRWHRIDALTRKHVTVAFCYAADPARLLARFPRLESLALKGRPRAAMYGLISDDWGAYAAPWVARLAAPLECLKALHLRRMTVTDDDVAALIRSRGHMLQELKLDKCSGFSTDALRLVARSCRSLRTLFLEECVIADEGGEWLHELAVNNSVLVTLNFYMTELKVVPADLELLAKNCKSLLSLKISECDLSDLIGFFEAANALQDFAGGSFNEVGELTKYEKVKFPPRVCFLGLTFMGKNEMPVIFPFSASLKKLDLQYTFLTTEDHCQLISKCPNLFVLEVRNVIGDRGLEVVGDTCKKLRRLRIERGDDDPGLQEEQGGVSQLGLTAVAVGCRDLEYIAAYVSDITNGALESIGTFCKNLYDFRLVLLDRQKQVTDLPLDNGVRALLRSCTKLRRFALYLRPGGLSDTGLDYIGQYSGNIQYMLLGNVGESDHGLIRFAIGCTNLRKLELRSCCFSEQALSLAVLHMPSLRYIWVQGYKASPAGLELLLMARRFWNIEFTPPSPEGLFRMTLEGEPCVDKQAQVLAYYSLAGQRQDCPDWVTPLHPAA